From one Paenibacillus terrae HPL-003 genomic stretch:
- a CDS encoding helix-turn-helix domain-containing protein: MKKGRMFYTIFITILILGIGLVASFGSYIYFTTISSVVERVSNSKQSYMTQIKNSLEQKIQTIEYAFNTYSTTSSFDEVVKHPITEKDFVAYRNVNTQLNYIATMGLEGTEYSLISLDQNWKISNGSLSYLTKTERERLYKTYIDHQDKGLFWIKTDKGIRFVNTLPVFSKKKQAIALSDISLQTLNRTIQAEDHTAVIILNKQGDLMYETEPVEQLLSTQQLQHISEAAATPDNSGMLTLEKTKHQPAQQVIYAKSAYNNWTYLTVLDKKEISNAFQTTKFGIITMVIVLMLLIVVVAYIIAVYFTKPFQQIKRSLPKNPNFSFKNEPSKNEIDWIIDSIDSIVTEKESLESLIQSEMPQLETQLILNLFRKRITAEELARKMPRLGYPKLENQMYITLLIQLDNLGDREPSDKDVLLLAINKIVEETIPEQQRMLPIILNDDIQATILMFTGKNEQEINKQVLDDAALLIRTVKEYLNVSISIGISKSYDNLLESKEACEMSKQALHHRLNLGKESIIFYEDISTVISGPVLLHYPTEMESQLFDAIRIGDEEQVRLTVHSLLTEIMTKNNHSMNFEVLLVRFVNNLIQLEQLLGIEVLLTQNNHALYHRLLDIRNPEEIERMLVEQVISPMVKSMKEKTNQQFRCLSEKIAAIIRAEYDQELSLELIGDRLHYNPNYLSSIFKKEYGTTFSEYLMGYRLQMGKKWLIETDMTIKEIAERLQYHNPQNFIRSFRKKEQVTPGAYRKMKQAN; the protein is encoded by the coding sequence ATGAAAAAAGGAAGAATGTTCTACACCATTTTTATTACGATTCTGATTTTGGGAATAGGGTTGGTGGCCAGTTTCGGCAGCTACATCTATTTTACAACAATTAGCTCGGTTGTGGAGAGAGTTTCCAACAGTAAACAAAGCTACATGACGCAGATCAAAAACAGTCTGGAGCAGAAAATCCAAACCATTGAATACGCTTTCAATACCTACAGTACAACCAGTTCATTTGATGAAGTCGTAAAGCATCCCATTACGGAAAAAGATTTTGTGGCGTATCGGAATGTGAATACGCAACTCAATTATATTGCTACGATGGGATTAGAAGGAACGGAATATTCACTGATTAGTCTGGATCAGAATTGGAAAATCTCCAATGGGAGCCTGTCTTATTTGACGAAAACAGAACGAGAGAGGCTATATAAAACCTATATCGACCATCAGGATAAGGGACTATTCTGGATTAAAACAGACAAGGGAATTCGTTTTGTAAATACGCTGCCTGTATTCTCCAAAAAGAAGCAAGCCATTGCTCTGTCGGATATTTCGTTGCAAACGTTAAATCGTACAATTCAAGCAGAGGATCACACAGCCGTTATTATTCTGAATAAACAAGGCGATTTAATGTACGAAACCGAGCCCGTTGAACAATTATTATCCACCCAGCAGCTTCAGCACATTTCAGAGGCTGCGGCTACACCCGACAATTCAGGCATGTTGACATTGGAAAAAACGAAGCATCAGCCTGCTCAGCAGGTCATTTATGCCAAGTCAGCTTATAACAACTGGACTTATTTAACCGTATTGGATAAAAAGGAGATTTCGAATGCGTTCCAAACGACCAAATTTGGGATCATCACGATGGTAATTGTACTTATGCTCTTGATTGTGGTGGTGGCGTATATCATAGCCGTCTATTTTACAAAGCCATTCCAGCAAATTAAACGCAGCTTGCCTAAGAATCCCAATTTTTCGTTCAAAAATGAGCCTTCCAAAAATGAAATTGACTGGATTATTGATTCTATTGACAGCATTGTAACGGAAAAGGAAAGCCTGGAAAGTCTCATTCAGTCCGAAATGCCACAGCTTGAAACCCAATTGATTCTTAACCTGTTCCGCAAGCGTATTACAGCAGAGGAACTGGCGCGAAAAATGCCACGTTTGGGTTATCCGAAACTGGAGAATCAAATGTATATTACCCTGTTGATCCAACTGGATAATCTGGGAGATCGGGAGCCCTCGGATAAGGACGTTTTGCTGCTGGCTATTAACAAAATCGTAGAAGAGACCATACCAGAGCAGCAGCGAATGCTTCCCATCATTTTGAACGATGACATCCAGGCGACCATTTTAATGTTTACTGGAAAGAACGAACAGGAAATAAACAAGCAAGTACTGGACGATGCCGCCCTTTTGATTCGAACTGTAAAAGAGTATTTGAATGTATCCATCAGCATTGGCATTAGTAAGTCGTATGACAATTTGTTAGAAAGCAAGGAAGCCTGTGAGATGAGTAAGCAAGCCTTACACCACCGTTTAAACTTAGGCAAAGAATCCATTATATTTTATGAAGACATTTCCACGGTCATTTCAGGCCCGGTGCTGCTTCATTATCCGACGGAAATGGAATCGCAGTTGTTTGACGCCATACGAATAGGAGATGAAGAGCAAGTACGACTTACCGTACATTCCTTATTGACAGAAATAATGACCAAGAACAATCATTCCATGAACTTTGAGGTGCTGTTGGTTCGGTTTGTGAATAACCTCATTCAATTGGAGCAGCTGCTAGGGATCGAAGTGCTGCTGACGCAGAACAATCATGCGTTGTACCATCGACTGCTGGACATTCGTAATCCGGAAGAGATCGAGCGTATGCTGGTGGAGCAAGTCATTTCCCCTATGGTAAAAAGTATGAAGGAGAAGACCAACCAGCAATTCCGCTGTCTCTCCGAGAAAATTGCCGCCATTATCCGAGCTGAATATGATCAGGAATTGTCACTGGAACTCATTGGGGACCGTCTTCATTACAATCCCAATTATTTAAGCAGTATTTTCAAAAAAGAATACGGAACGACGTTCAGTGAGTATCTAATGGGCTATCGGTTGCAAATGGGCAAAAAGTGGCTCATTGAAACGGATATGACGATTAAAGAAATCGCCGAGCGATTGCAATATCATAATCCGCAGAACTTTATCCGTTCTTTTCGAAAAAAAGAACAGGTCACGCCCGGAGCATACCGTAAGATGAAGCAAGCGAATTGA
- a CDS encoding GDSL-type esterase/lipase family protein, with protein MLHVVSYKEQIVKEEFPADTSFLSLYPAVAHEARPFILVLPGGGYEHLASHEGEPIARWLNDLGIHAGVLHYQVGDFEVDSLLDDVEHALRWIRQTPKDWQVVPEQVGLVGFSAGGHLASIVATRGAEKPDLLLLGYPVISFHDPYTHIGSRTHFLGERPAQEQLDAFSSDQQVTSQTPPTFIWTTANDATVPVENSLLLASALSREGISFELHVFEEGRHGLGLAEDNRECQQWLALAEKWLQKHSYVTEGQRVTTQLFIAGDSTAAQKGATEKPMTGWGEYLQSHFGPSVHVDNRAVNGRSTKSFIAEGRLAHIEKDFRAGDYLFIQFGHNDEKKEDPNRYTDPDGDYRQNLIQCIESARERGGIPVLLTSVSRRRFTADGEPDPLAVGAYPAAMRRVAEETRTPLLDIFKASQQLYRTLGEEGSKQLFMHLPEKMHPNYPAGVTDNTHFSDEGARQIAQLVAEAIRQCAELPALKQCMLERNPDSGERFAHQLVN; from the coding sequence ATGTTACATGTTGTTAGTTATAAAGAACAGATTGTAAAAGAAGAATTTCCGGCAGACACTTCCTTTCTCTCCCTCTATCCAGCAGTGGCCCATGAAGCTCGCCCTTTTATATTGGTACTGCCCGGTGGCGGCTACGAGCACTTGGCTTCACATGAGGGAGAACCAATAGCTCGGTGGTTGAATGATTTAGGTATTCATGCAGGTGTGCTGCATTATCAAGTCGGAGACTTTGAGGTCGATTCCTTGCTAGATGATGTGGAACATGCCCTGAGGTGGATTCGACAAACGCCCAAAGACTGGCAAGTGGTTCCGGAGCAAGTCGGTCTGGTTGGATTTTCAGCAGGCGGGCACTTGGCCTCCATCGTCGCCACCAGAGGAGCGGAAAAACCCGATCTTCTGCTGTTGGGCTACCCCGTGATTTCGTTTCATGACCCTTATACGCATATCGGAAGCCGCACTCATTTTTTAGGTGAACGGCCGGCACAGGAGCAGCTTGACGCCTTTTCATCCGATCAACAAGTGACTTCACAGACCCCTCCAACTTTTATTTGGACAACAGCTAATGACGCCACTGTTCCGGTCGAAAACAGCTTGTTGCTGGCTTCCGCATTATCCAGAGAAGGCATTTCATTTGAGCTGCATGTGTTTGAGGAAGGGCGACACGGCTTGGGACTGGCTGAAGATAACCGCGAGTGCCAGCAATGGCTCGCTCTTGCGGAAAAGTGGCTCCAAAAACATAGCTATGTTACGGAAGGGCAGCGGGTCACAACTCAACTGTTTATCGCTGGTGATTCCACCGCTGCCCAAAAAGGAGCTACCGAAAAACCGATGACAGGCTGGGGTGAATACTTGCAATCCCATTTTGGTCCGTCTGTTCATGTGGACAATCGGGCTGTGAATGGACGAAGCACTAAATCTTTTATAGCGGAAGGTCGATTGGCTCATATTGAAAAGGATTTTCGAGCTGGCGATTATCTGTTTATTCAATTTGGACACAACGATGAGAAGAAGGAAGATCCCAACCGCTATACCGATCCTGACGGAGACTATCGTCAAAACTTAATCCAATGTATCGAATCTGCTCGGGAGCGTGGTGGAATCCCAGTGCTGTTGACCTCTGTAAGCCGCCGCCGCTTTACTGCAGACGGAGAACCTGATCCGCTTGCTGTGGGTGCTTATCCCGCAGCGATGCGACGAGTCGCCGAGGAAACACGGACACCGCTGCTCGATATTTTTAAAGCTTCTCAGCAGCTTTATCGTACCCTGGGAGAAGAAGGATCCAAGCAGCTATTTATGCATTTGCCTGAAAAAATGCATCCGAATTACCCCGCTGGCGTAACGGATAATACTCATTTTTCTGACGAAGGAGCAAGACAGATCGCCCAGCTTGTAGCGGAAGCCATTCGTCAGTGTGCGGAACTGCCTGCATTAAAACAATGTATGCTAGAAAGGAATCCAGACAGCGGTGAGAGATTTGCGCACCAACTTGTCAACTGA
- the pyrE gene encoding orotate phosphoribosyltransferase, whose amino-acid sequence MTTLNNIPEQIASHLLRIQAVALRPQQPFTWTSGIKSPIYCDNRLTMSYPEVRELIADSFAAVIREQYPETEVIAGTATAGIPHAAWVAQKLNLPMAYVRDKAKGHGKENQIEGRISVGQKVIVIEDLISTGGSSIKAAQAVEQAGAQPLAVLAIFSYQLDKATQAFAEAGVKLQTLSNYTALMDVALREGTIQEEEMELLRSWRQDPASFGK is encoded by the coding sequence ATGACTACATTAAATAATATACCCGAGCAAATTGCATCCCATCTGTTACGTATTCAGGCAGTAGCGCTGCGTCCGCAGCAGCCTTTTACATGGACATCCGGTATTAAGTCACCTATTTACTGTGACAATCGCTTGACCATGTCCTACCCAGAGGTGCGCGAGCTAATCGCTGATTCGTTCGCTGCTGTGATCCGTGAGCAATACCCTGAAACCGAAGTCATTGCAGGCACGGCTACAGCGGGCATTCCCCATGCGGCTTGGGTGGCGCAAAAGCTCAATCTGCCGATGGCGTATGTAAGGGACAAAGCCAAAGGCCACGGCAAAGAGAACCAGATCGAAGGTCGGATCAGTGTAGGTCAAAAGGTGATTGTTATCGAGGATCTCATCTCGACTGGCGGCAGCTCCATCAAAGCGGCTCAGGCCGTAGAGCAAGCAGGTGCCCAGCCGCTAGCTGTACTCGCCATTTTCAGCTACCAGCTTGATAAAGCGACTCAAGCTTTTGCAGAAGCAGGTGTGAAGCTGCAAACCTTGTCCAACTACACGGCCCTAATGGACGTTGCCTTGCGTGAAGGAACGATTCAGGAAGAAGAGATGGAGCTGCTGCGTTCCTGGCGCCAGGACCCAGCTTCCTTTGGCAAATAA
- the pyrF gene encoding orotidine-5'-phosphate decarboxylase, whose translation MSFITGKYTRIDVKRGCRTVNEAFQQMAGRLMVALDYPDAQQAERLIQQLEGIPCYIKVGMQLFYSAGPAFVEQLKSRGYSVFLDLKMHDIPNTVRGGAESITRLGVDMFNVHAAGGRNMMAAAKAGAEAAVLSDSSLAMPLIIAVTQLTSTDQTTMNKEIGIPGTVQDVVVRYAQLTREAGLDGVVASPLEVPAIRAVCGPDFNTITPGIRPAGSATGDQSRVVTPGQAIAQGSSYIVVGRPITAASNPRAAVEHIIEEMNQV comes from the coding sequence ATGTCCTTTATCACGGGCAAATATACCCGAATTGACGTGAAAAGGGGATGTAGGACAGTGAACGAAGCATTTCAGCAGATGGCAGGACGGCTGATGGTCGCGTTAGATTATCCAGATGCGCAGCAGGCGGAGCGGCTCATTCAACAGCTGGAGGGTATTCCCTGTTATATAAAAGTAGGCATGCAGCTGTTTTATAGCGCAGGGCCAGCTTTTGTAGAGCAGCTAAAGTCGAGAGGGTACTCCGTATTTCTGGATTTGAAAATGCATGATATCCCCAACACCGTACGGGGAGGTGCGGAGAGCATCACTCGCCTGGGTGTGGATATGTTCAACGTACACGCTGCCGGAGGGAGAAATATGATGGCAGCCGCCAAGGCTGGAGCCGAAGCCGCAGTTTTGTCAGACAGCTCACTTGCCATGCCGCTCATTATTGCTGTTACACAGCTGACCAGTACAGACCAGACAACCATGAACAAGGAGATAGGTATTCCCGGGACGGTACAGGATGTGGTCGTTCGATACGCACAACTGACCCGTGAGGCGGGATTGGACGGAGTCGTGGCGTCCCCACTGGAAGTGCCTGCAATCCGCGCTGTATGCGGGCCGGACTTTAACACGATTACCCCCGGCATCCGTCCGGCAGGCAGCGCTACAGGCGACCAGTCACGTGTAGTGACACCAGGGCAAGCCATCGCCCAAGGCAGCAGCTACATCGTCGTTGGACGACCGATTACGGCTGCATCAAACCCACGTGCCGCAGTGGAACACATTATTGAGGAGATGAACCAAGTATGA
- the carB gene encoding carbamoyl-phosphate synthase large subunit, translated as MPKNTELKKILVIGSGPIVIGQAAEFDYAGTQACQALKEEGVEVVLINSNPATIMTDTNMADKVYIEPITLDFVTQIIRQERPDGLLPTLGGQTGLNMAVELARAGVLERENVKLLGTQLTSIEKAEDRDLFRDLMRELEQPVPESVIVTTLEESLDFANEIGYPIIVRPAYTLGGTGGGICADEEELRETVSSGLRYSPIGQCLVEKSIAGMKEVEYEVMRDGNDNCIVVCNMENFDPVGVHTGDSIVVAPSQTLSDREYQMLRSASLKIIRALNIEGGCNVQFALDPHSYQYYVIEVNPRVSRSSALASKATGYPIAKMAAKIALGYTLDEIVNPVTGQTYACFEPTLDYIVSKIPRWPFDKFISANRKLGTQMKATGEVMAIGRTFEESIHKAVRSLEIGVHRLHLKGADQLTDEVLTERLIKADDERLFLVAEAFRRGWEQQEIQDLTKIDWWFLDKVEGIVKFEAKMAEESELTYETLYQAKRNGFTDRSIAEVRSLGQPGGSMTTEREVREFRLGHNLRPVYKMVDTCAAEFEATTPYYYSSYEVENEVIPSNKEKVIVLGSGPIRIGQGIEFDYSTVHAVWAIQKAGYEAVIINNNPETVSTDFNTSDRLYFEPLFFEDVMNVIEQEKPIGVIVQFGGQTAINLAAPLSAAGVNILGTSLESIDEAEDRKKFERLLSRLAIAQPKGNTVISVDEAVGTAQALGYPVLVRPSYVLGGRAMEIVYSDAELLRYMEEAVKINPEHPVLIDRYMLGKEVEVDAICDGETVLVPGIMEHVERAGVHSGDSIAVYPPQHLSAELKQKIVEITISIAKELKTIGLVNIQFVIHQDEVYVIEVNPRSSRTVPFLSKVTNIPMANLATQAILGGKIKDAGYTEGLWPESNYVSVKVPVFSFAKLRRVEPTLGPEMKSTGEVMGRDIQYAKALYKGLVGAGMKIPSTGAIIITVADKDKEEAVELMQGFYRLGYKIIATGGTAAALEKANIPVNTINKLSEGNPNILDMIRTGEANFVFNTLTKGKTPERDGFRIRREAVENGIVCMTSLDTVRALLRMLETINFTSESMPVLSH; from the coding sequence ATGCCGAAAAATACAGAACTTAAAAAAATACTCGTAATTGGTTCCGGTCCTATCGTGATTGGTCAGGCTGCGGAATTCGATTACGCTGGTACACAAGCTTGTCAAGCGCTCAAAGAAGAAGGCGTCGAGGTAGTGCTGATCAACAGTAACCCGGCAACGATCATGACAGACACTAACATGGCGGACAAAGTATACATCGAGCCCATTACACTTGATTTTGTAACACAAATTATCCGTCAAGAGCGTCCGGATGGCCTGCTCCCTACACTGGGAGGACAAACAGGACTGAATATGGCAGTGGAGCTGGCTCGTGCCGGAGTACTGGAGCGTGAAAACGTTAAGCTGCTGGGGACACAGCTGACTTCGATTGAAAAAGCCGAAGACCGTGACTTGTTCCGCGATTTGATGCGTGAGCTGGAACAGCCTGTACCTGAGAGCGTCATTGTTACAACGTTAGAGGAATCGCTGGATTTTGCTAACGAAATCGGTTATCCGATTATCGTTCGTCCGGCTTATACGCTGGGTGGAACAGGCGGCGGGATCTGTGCGGACGAAGAGGAACTGCGTGAGACGGTAAGCTCTGGCTTGCGTTACAGTCCAATTGGACAATGTCTGGTGGAAAAAAGCATCGCAGGCATGAAGGAAGTCGAGTATGAGGTCATGCGTGACGGCAATGATAACTGTATCGTTGTCTGCAACATGGAAAACTTTGATCCGGTCGGCGTACATACTGGGGACAGTATCGTTGTAGCGCCGAGTCAGACGCTGTCAGATCGAGAGTACCAGATGCTGCGCTCCGCTTCCCTGAAAATTATCCGCGCTCTCAATATTGAAGGCGGATGTAATGTGCAGTTTGCGCTTGATCCACACAGCTATCAATACTATGTCATTGAAGTAAATCCGCGGGTGAGTCGCTCCTCGGCGCTGGCTTCCAAGGCAACCGGATATCCAATTGCCAAAATGGCTGCCAAAATCGCGCTGGGCTACACGTTGGATGAAATCGTGAACCCGGTAACGGGACAAACGTATGCTTGCTTTGAGCCGACACTGGATTACATCGTGAGCAAAATACCGCGCTGGCCGTTCGACAAATTCATTTCTGCCAATCGCAAGCTGGGCACGCAAATGAAAGCAACTGGTGAAGTGATGGCTATCGGACGCACGTTCGAAGAGTCCATTCATAAAGCAGTACGGTCGCTGGAAATCGGTGTACACCGCCTGCATCTTAAGGGAGCGGATCAACTAACGGATGAGGTGCTCACGGAGCGCCTGATTAAAGCAGATGATGAGCGCTTGTTCCTGGTAGCTGAAGCATTCCGTCGCGGCTGGGAGCAGCAGGAAATTCAGGATTTAACGAAAATTGACTGGTGGTTCCTCGATAAGGTAGAGGGCATCGTCAAGTTCGAAGCCAAAATGGCTGAAGAATCCGAACTGACCTACGAAACACTCTATCAGGCCAAACGTAATGGCTTTACGGACCGCTCCATCGCCGAGGTTCGCAGTCTGGGCCAACCAGGTGGCAGCATGACAACCGAACGTGAAGTGCGTGAGTTCCGTCTGGGCCACAATCTGCGTCCGGTCTACAAAATGGTAGATACATGTGCAGCCGAGTTTGAAGCCACTACGCCATACTATTACTCCTCTTATGAGGTGGAAAACGAAGTGATTCCATCTAATAAAGAGAAAGTCATCGTACTCGGCTCCGGGCCGATTCGGATCGGGCAAGGGATTGAATTTGATTACTCCACCGTGCATGCGGTATGGGCCATTCAAAAAGCGGGCTACGAAGCAGTGATTATCAATAACAACCCTGAAACGGTATCTACGGACTTTAACACATCCGACCGTCTCTACTTTGAGCCGCTTTTCTTCGAGGATGTTATGAATGTCATCGAGCAGGAAAAACCGATTGGCGTTATCGTCCAGTTCGGCGGTCAAACGGCCATTAATCTCGCAGCCCCGCTTAGTGCGGCAGGCGTGAACATTTTGGGTACGAGTCTGGAAAGTATCGATGAAGCGGAAGATCGGAAAAAGTTCGAGCGGTTGCTGTCACGTCTGGCTATTGCACAGCCTAAGGGCAACACGGTCATCTCGGTAGATGAAGCGGTAGGAACTGCGCAGGCGCTGGGCTATCCGGTGCTGGTGCGTCCATCCTACGTCCTGGGCGGACGGGCGATGGAGATTGTATACTCTGATGCGGAATTGCTACGCTACATGGAAGAAGCCGTTAAAATCAACCCTGAACATCCGGTGCTGATCGACCGTTACATGCTGGGCAAAGAAGTTGAGGTTGACGCCATCTGTGACGGCGAAACGGTACTGGTGCCGGGCATTATGGAGCATGTGGAACGGGCAGGGGTTCACTCAGGTGACTCTATCGCGGTGTACCCGCCGCAGCACTTGTCCGCCGAGCTGAAGCAAAAAATCGTGGAAATCACGATCAGCATTGCCAAGGAATTGAAAACGATCGGTCTGGTGAACATCCAGTTCGTCATTCATCAAGACGAGGTGTATGTTATCGAGGTCAACCCGCGTTCCTCGCGGACGGTTCCTTTCCTCAGCAAAGTCACAAATATCCCGATGGCAAATCTGGCGACACAGGCCATTTTGGGCGGTAAGATTAAAGATGCAGGCTACACCGAAGGACTATGGCCAGAAAGTAATTATGTCTCGGTTAAGGTCCCGGTATTCTCCTTTGCCAAACTGCGCCGTGTAGAGCCGACTCTGGGGCCGGAAATGAAATCGACAGGTGAAGTCATGGGACGCGACATTCAGTATGCCAAAGCGCTGTACAAAGGACTCGTGGGTGCTGGCATGAAAATTCCATCCACTGGGGCGATCATCATCACTGTCGCGGATAAGGACAAAGAAGAAGCTGTCGAGCTGATGCAGGGCTTTTACAGACTGGGCTATAAAATTATTGCAACAGGTGGAACGGCGGCTGCGCTGGAGAAGGCTAACATTCCGGTGAATACGATCAACAAGCTGAGCGAGGGGAACCCGAACATCTTGGATATGATCCGCACGGGTGAAGCCAACTTCGTTTTCAATACGCTGACCAAAGGGAAAACGCCAGAGCGTGACGGATTCCGCATCCGCCGCGAAGCGGTTGAGAACGGCATCGTCTGCATGACCTCGCTGGATACCGTACGCGCTTTGCTGAGAATGCTGGAGACGATTAACTTCACATCCGAATCCATGCCGGTTCTGAGCCACTAA
- a CDS encoding carbamoyl phosphate synthase small subunit: protein MQARLLLQDGTLFTGTAFGADGEKTGEVVFNTGITGYQEVLTDPSYCGQIVTMTYPLIGNYGITRDDFESVRPYVHGFAVRRYEPVPSNWRAQYSVDDLLKEYGIIGISDIDTRMLTRIIRHHGTMKGILTTGTQPVEELKEMMADLTIEELRNQVPLTSTPHPYSSPGNGERIVLIDYGAKSGILRELNKRDCDVVVVPHDTTAEEIRRLDPDGIQLSNGPGDPKDVPHAVRTVAELLGEYPIFGICLGHQLFALASGADTEKLKFGHRGGNHPVKELESGRCFITSQNHGYTVNEGSIEGTELEVTHINNNDKTIEGLKHTKYPAFSVQYHPEAAPGPYDNGYLFDRFLDMIREHKSNHPKQPRQAAIAAAVRGER from the coding sequence ATGCAGGCAAGATTGTTGCTTCAGGACGGCACGCTGTTTACAGGCACAGCATTTGGTGCGGACGGTGAAAAAACAGGCGAGGTCGTTTTCAACACAGGGATTACAGGCTACCAAGAGGTACTGACCGATCCCTCTTATTGCGGACAAATCGTAACGATGACTTACCCGCTGATTGGCAATTACGGAATTACTCGGGATGACTTTGAATCGGTACGGCCTTATGTGCATGGCTTTGCCGTTCGACGTTACGAGCCGGTGCCAAGCAACTGGCGTGCCCAATACAGCGTGGACGATTTGCTGAAGGAATATGGCATCATTGGCATTAGCGACATCGACACCCGCATGCTTACCCGGATTATTCGCCATCACGGCACGATGAAGGGCATTTTGACAACGGGCACTCAGCCTGTGGAAGAACTGAAAGAAATGATGGCTGACCTGACGATTGAAGAACTGCGTAATCAGGTTCCATTGACCTCTACACCCCATCCGTACAGCAGTCCTGGCAATGGGGAGCGGATCGTACTGATTGATTATGGCGCTAAGAGCGGTATCCTGCGCGAGCTGAATAAACGGGATTGCGACGTGGTAGTGGTTCCGCATGATACAACGGCAGAGGAAATTCGCCGCTTGGACCCGGACGGAATTCAGCTGTCCAACGGCCCTGGAGATCCCAAAGACGTACCGCATGCCGTACGCACGGTGGCTGAACTGCTAGGGGAATATCCGATCTTCGGAATTTGCTTGGGGCACCAGCTATTTGCCTTAGCTTCGGGAGCGGATACGGAGAAACTGAAATTCGGTCATCGCGGCGGTAACCATCCGGTGAAGGAACTGGAGAGCGGACGCTGCTTCATCACTTCACAAAATCACGGCTACACCGTGAACGAGGGTTCGATTGAAGGAACCGAGCTTGAAGTGACGCATATTAATAACAACGATAAAACGATTGAAGGTCTTAAGCATACCAAGTATCCCGCGTTTTCGGTGCAATATCATCCGGAGGCTGCGCCTGGACCTTACGATAACGGCTACTTGTTTGACCGCTTTCTGGACATGATCCGTGAGCACAAAAGTAATCATCCAAAGCAACCGCGTCAGGCTGCTATCGCCGCCGCAGTGAGAGGAGAGCGCTAA
- a CDS encoding dihydroorotase, translating to MNQFIMNASVLNEQGEAELKSILIADGKILAIVNADAGVSLLVGEEATEQESQVEKIDAQGKLVIPGLIDMHVHLREPGFEYKETIETGSRAAVKGGFTTIACMPNTRPVTDNADTVQLVLKKGQDAGLAKVLPYAAITKNELGRELTDFEALKAAGAIGFTDDGVGVQSAQMMKDAMARAKALDMPVIAHCEDNTLVEGAAVTDGEFAKRHGLKGIPNESEAIHVGRDILLSEATGAHYHVCHVSTEQSVRLIRHAKSFGIKVTAEVCPHHLVLSDEDIPGLDANWKMNPPLRSPRDVQACIEGLEDGTIDIIVTDHAAHSEEEKAKGMELAPFGIVGFETAFPLLYTKFVATGQWTLDFLVRRMTTDPARVFRLDTGRLEEGAPADLTMIDLEQEQAVDPQTFASKGRNTPFTGWKLKGWPVKTWVDGRLVWSADEVN from the coding sequence ATGAACCAATTCATTATGAATGCAAGCGTATTGAACGAGCAGGGCGAGGCTGAACTGAAATCTATTCTGATCGCGGACGGAAAAATTTTGGCAATCGTAAATGCGGACGCTGGAGTTAGTCTACTGGTGGGAGAAGAGGCAACCGAGCAGGAGAGCCAAGTCGAAAAAATCGACGCCCAAGGCAAGCTGGTGATTCCCGGTTTAATCGACATGCATGTGCATCTGAGAGAACCCGGCTTTGAATATAAAGAAACAATTGAAACGGGCAGCCGCGCGGCGGTGAAAGGCGGATTTACAACGATTGCCTGCATGCCGAACACACGCCCGGTGACAGATAATGCAGATACGGTTCAGCTGGTACTGAAAAAGGGGCAGGATGCCGGGCTTGCCAAGGTACTTCCTTACGCAGCCATTACGAAGAACGAGCTGGGCCGAGAGCTGACGGACTTTGAAGCGCTCAAAGCAGCAGGCGCAATCGGCTTTACCGACGACGGTGTCGGGGTGCAAAGCGCGCAAATGATGAAGGACGCCATGGCACGGGCCAAAGCGCTGGATATGCCGGTTATTGCGCACTGCGAAGATAACACGCTTGTTGAAGGAGCAGCAGTGACAGACGGCGAATTTGCCAAGCGCCACGGACTTAAAGGCATTCCGAACGAATCCGAAGCGATTCACGTCGGACGAGACATTTTACTATCCGAGGCAACCGGGGCACACTATCATGTATGCCATGTCAGCACGGAGCAGTCGGTGCGGTTGATCCGCCATGCAAAGTCTTTTGGCATCAAGGTAACGGCTGAGGTATGTCCACATCATCTGGTGCTATCGGATGAAGACATTCCCGGACTGGATGCGAATTGGAAAATGAATCCTCCACTGCGTTCCCCGCGTGATGTGCAGGCCTGCATCGAGGGACTGGAAGACGGTACGATTGACATCATCGTAACCGACCATGCGGCACACAGCGAGGAAGAGAAGGCAAAGGGTATGGAACTGGCGCCTTTTGGTATCGTTGGCTTCGAAACGGCTTTTCCACTGCTGTACACAAAATTTGTAGCTACTGGACAATGGACGCTCGACTTTCTGGTACGGCGCATGACGACTGACCCGGCACGTGTCTTCCGCCTCGACACAGGGCGTCTGGAAGAAGGAGCACCCGCTGACCTGACCATGATTGATCTGGAGCAGGAGCAGGCAGTTGATCCGCAAACATTTGCCAGCAAAGGACGCAACACTCCTTTTACAGGCTGGAAACTTAAAGGCTGGCCAGTGAAAACTTGGGTAGACGGCAGACTGGTATGGTCTGCTGACGAAGTGAACTAA